Proteins from one Armatimonadota bacterium genomic window:
- a CDS encoding tRNA threonylcarbamoyladenosine dehydratase produces MVGDEGLARLHSAFVAVVGLGAVGSYATEALARAGIGRLRLVDFDVIRPSNINRQLLALESTIGQPKAEAARERVLDINPSCQVEAFKIFVHGDTLGQVLAGPPDLVIDAIDSMRPKVELLAGCIQRGVPVISSMGAALRTDPTRIRCGPLSATQCCPLARRVRKALRARGLDAGISCIYSDEPADTRFVVPPEESGEPWCDEFARGRPRRALGSLPTLTGIFGLFAANEALRILLGDLFPGSKSG; encoded by the coding sequence ATGGTGGGTGACGAGGGCCTGGCACGCCTGCACTCTGCCTTCGTCGCGGTGGTCGGCCTGGGCGCGGTAGGCAGTTACGCTACGGAAGCCCTGGCCCGTGCGGGCATCGGGCGCCTGCGACTGGTGGATTTCGACGTGATTCGCCCCAGCAACATCAACCGGCAACTCCTGGCGCTTGAGTCCACCATCGGGCAGCCAAAGGCCGAAGCGGCCCGCGAGCGGGTGCTCGACATCAACCCGTCTTGCCAGGTCGAAGCGTTCAAGATCTTCGTCCACGGGGATACTCTCGGCCAGGTGCTCGCCGGACCGCCGGATCTCGTCATCGACGCCATCGACTCCATGCGTCCGAAGGTTGAGTTGCTGGCAGGCTGCATCCAGCGGGGCGTACCGGTCATCTCATCCATGGGCGCGGCCTTGCGCACCGACCCAACGCGCATCCGCTGCGGGCCGCTCTCCGCCACACAGTGCTGCCCCCTGGCGCGACGCGTGCGCAAGGCCCTCAGGGCGCGAGGCCTGGATGCCGGCATTTCCTGCATTTACAGCGATGAACCCGCCGACACCCGTTTCGTAGTGCCGCCGGAAGAGTCTGGCGAGCCTTGGTGCGACGAGTTCGCACGCGGCCGCCCGCGACGGGCCCTCGGCAGCCTGCCCACTCTCACTGGCATCTTTGGCCTGTTCGCAGCCAACGAGGCTCTGCGCATACTCCTGGGCGACCTGTTCCCGGGTTCGAAATCCGGCTGA
- a CDS encoding TatD family hydrolase gives MTDAPTLTGLVDAHCHLQEEVLEGLVDDMIRRSLQAGVACLICNGTHEGDWETVLEISRRWPQVIPCLGLHPWFVRERSKGWLERLESFLKEGCRGLGEIGLDRWVRDRDETEQEEVFRSQLDLANRLGLPAMIHCLRAWGMLLGILDEMGPPRAGMVIHAWGGAAEMVTPLVEMGAYCSFAGSVLDPAHKRARAGLAAVPLERLLVETDAPAMLPPEPFRPSVTLGPEGEALNEPANLPAIVSGIAKIRNIPAADLARTTVRNTHRLMGELPCLTTAS, from the coding sequence GTGACCGATGCGCCGACGCTGACAGGCCTGGTTGACGCACACTGCCACCTGCAGGAGGAGGTTCTGGAGGGGCTGGTGGATGACATGATCCGCCGGAGTCTGCAGGCTGGCGTGGCCTGTCTTATCTGCAACGGAACTCACGAAGGTGACTGGGAGACAGTGCTGGAGATCAGCCGCCGCTGGCCGCAGGTGATCCCTTGCCTGGGACTGCACCCGTGGTTCGTTCGCGAGCGGTCCAAGGGCTGGCTGGAGCGCCTGGAATCATTTCTCAAGGAAGGCTGCCGCGGATTGGGAGAAATCGGGCTCGATCGTTGGGTTCGGGACCGTGACGAGACAGAGCAGGAGGAGGTGTTCCGATCCCAGCTTGATCTGGCGAATCGCCTCGGCCTGCCCGCAATGATCCACTGCCTGCGCGCATGGGGCATGCTGCTTGGTATTCTCGACGAGATGGGGCCGCCTCGCGCAGGGATGGTGATCCACGCCTGGGGCGGTGCAGCGGAGATGGTCACGCCCCTGGTGGAGATGGGTGCATACTGCTCTTTCGCCGGGAGCGTGCTGGATCCGGCCCACAAGCGCGCCCGAGCGGGCCTCGCGGCGGTTCCGCTGGAACGCCTGCTCGTGGAGACCGATGCCCCGGCAATGCTACCCCCTGAACCCTTCCGGCCTTCGGTGACGCTTGGGCCGGAAGGCGAGGCGCTCAACGAGCCCGCGAACCTGCCGGCAATCGTATCCGGCATCGCCAAGATCCGGAACATCCCGGCCGCCGATCTTGCCCGCACCACCGTACGGAATACCCACAGACTCATGGGGGAGTTGCCTTGCCTGACGACCGCTTCCTGA